One window of Tenacibaculum maritimum NCIMB 2154 genomic DNA carries:
- a CDS encoding sigma-70 RNA polymerase sigma factor region 4 domain-containing protein — protein sequence MSKIKIHEDQKYIKGVASNNSFIIQAIYDKFAPKVINYIKNNGGDSTNAKEIINEVLNIIYNQANTTELELTCPFDGYFFLLCKRKWSSKRSSRVAGQFIFKNKQVKRLVLRTSLFEEKQTLFNTAFNQLSSNCKELLKVYFRSGSLTEVSSILGISYPYAKKKKSQCLGRITELIKISPSYNSLKKHL from the coding sequence ATGTCTAAAATTAAAATACATGAAGATCAAAAATACATCAAAGGAGTAGCTAGTAATAATTCGTTTATCATACAAGCTATTTATGATAAGTTTGCTCCCAAAGTAATTAATTATATTAAAAATAATGGTGGCGATTCTACCAATGCTAAAGAAATAATCAACGAAGTTTTAAACATCATATATAACCAAGCAAACACTACCGAATTAGAATTAACCTGTCCTTTTGATGGCTATTTCTTTTTGCTATGTAAGCGGAAATGGTCTAGTAAAAGATCAAGCAGAGTAGCAGGGCAGTTTATTTTTAAAAACAAACAAGTTAAAAGATTGGTTTTGCGAACTTCTCTATTTGAAGAGAAACAAACTTTATTTAATACTGCATTTAATCAGTTAAGTAGCAACTGTAAAGAATTATTAAAGGTTTATTTTAGATCTGGCTCATTAACAGAAGTGTCTTCCATACTAGGTATATCCTATCCTTATGCCAAAAAAAAGAAATCGCAATGCTTAGGAAGAATCACAGAATTAATAAAAATATCTCCATCCTATAATTCTTTAAAAAAACATTTATAA
- a CDS encoding PspC family transcriptional regulator — translation MKIIHSVRHFFERNGFYVSSRLADRLGMRATNVRLFFIYISFVTVGLSFGIYLTLAFLLKLKDMMYTKRTSVFDL, via the coding sequence ATGAAAATTATTCATTCAGTACGTCATTTTTTTGAACGTAACGGCTTTTATGTATCTTCTCGCTTAGCTGATAGGTTGGGGATGAGAGCAACAAATGTACGTTTGTTTTTTATTTATATATCTTTCGTTACGGTAGGATTATCTTTTGGGATTTATCTAACATTAGCATTTTTACTAAAGTTAAAAGATATGATGTACACAAAAAGAACTTCTGTTTTTGATTTGTAA
- a CDS encoding potassium channel family protein, producing MNKIFKSKLYKALALAILILLIGVLGFMVISGYGFIDALYMTVITVTTVGFGELHPFSQKDKLFTIFLILTSITIFGYTISLFSEYLISGQFFEQLKYKKVKKQIEQLEGHVIVCGFGRNGKQAIKKLKSYNKGLVVVEQNKELIAQLEENKVLCIEGDATTDETLLRAGVKKSSSLITALASDADNLFVVLTARQLNRNCKIISRASKESSYTKLKMAGADNVIMPDKLGGAHMASLVVTPDIIEFVDQLTIAGETTTNLEEIDVSNLPEKYIGKTILDLDLRRKTGCTVIGFKTEKQEYIINPDASVKLVKGSNIIVLGRSEQITKLRDLF from the coding sequence ATGAACAAAATATTTAAATCTAAATTATACAAAGCACTTGCCTTAGCTATCCTTATTTTACTAATAGGTGTATTAGGATTTATGGTTATTTCAGGATATGGTTTTATAGATGCCCTATATATGACTGTAATTACTGTAACAACGGTGGGATTTGGTGAGCTTCATCCTTTTAGTCAAAAAGATAAATTGTTTACAATATTTTTGATATTGACAAGCATTACTATTTTTGGTTATACAATCTCATTATTTTCAGAGTATTTAATAAGTGGGCAGTTCTTTGAACAGTTAAAATATAAAAAGGTGAAAAAACAAATAGAGCAATTAGAAGGTCATGTGATTGTTTGTGGATTTGGTAGAAATGGGAAACAGGCTATAAAAAAATTAAAGAGTTATAATAAAGGACTCGTGGTTGTTGAGCAAAATAAGGAGTTAATTGCACAGTTAGAAGAGAATAAGGTTTTGTGTATAGAAGGAGATGCTACAACAGATGAAACCCTTTTAAGGGCAGGGGTTAAAAAATCTTCTAGTTTGATAACAGCTTTAGCATCTGATGCTGATAACTTATTTGTAGTATTAACAGCTAGGCAATTGAATAGGAATTGCAAAATAATAAGTAGAGCGTCTAAAGAAAGTTCATATACTAAATTAAAAATGGCAGGAGCAGACAATGTAATCATGCCAGACAAATTAGGAGGGGCGCATATGGCTTCTCTTGTAGTAACTCCAGATATCATTGAATTTGTAGATCAATTAACAATTGCAGGAGAAACAACAACCAATTTGGAAGAGATAGATGTAAGTAATTTACCAGAGAAATATATAGGGAAAACGATTTTAGATCTAGATTTACGTAGAAAAACAGGATGTACTGTTATTGGATTTAAAACAGAGAAACAAGAATATATTATTAACCCAGATGCTTCTGTTAAATTAGTAAAGGGGTCTAATATTATAGTGTTAGGAAGATCAGAACAGATAACTAAATTAAGAGATTTATTTTAA
- a CDS encoding SDR family oxidoreductase yields MKKIIITGSNGLLGQTLVNLLLEDKGKYDVIGFSRGGNRSGRADFKYESIDLTDSVCLQKKILAYKPDVIVNTAAMTNVDACEENKTACDLLNIGVVESLKAYSEENGTHLIHISTDFIFDGKKGYYKETDLANPLSYYGKSKLISEEVLKKSSVDFTILRTILVYGKVFDMTRNNIVLWVRKMLEEKKEITIVNDQFRMPTYVEDLAMACKKAIDNKTLGVFNISSKELLSIYEIARQIADVFGLDKTLIKPISTETLNQVAPRPAKTGFDLTKTNKELGIFPKVFKEDLQKFKEKLM; encoded by the coding sequence ATGAAAAAAATTATAATAACAGGAAGTAATGGACTGTTAGGGCAAACGTTAGTTAATTTATTACTAGAAGATAAAGGGAAATATGATGTAATTGGTTTTTCAAGAGGAGGTAATAGAAGTGGAAGAGCCGATTTTAAATATGAATCGATTGATCTTACAGATAGTGTATGTTTACAAAAAAAGATATTAGCGTATAAGCCAGATGTGATTGTAAATACAGCAGCAATGACCAATGTAGATGCTTGTGAAGAAAATAAAACAGCTTGTGATTTACTAAATATAGGAGTTGTTGAAAGTTTAAAAGCATATTCGGAAGAAAATGGAACGCATTTGATTCATATATCGACTGATTTTATTTTTGATGGGAAAAAAGGCTACTATAAAGAAACAGATTTAGCAAATCCATTGAGTTATTATGGGAAATCAAAATTAATATCAGAAGAGGTACTGAAAAAATCTTCAGTAGATTTTACAATTCTTAGAACTATTTTGGTGTATGGGAAGGTATTTGATATGACTCGTAATAATATTGTATTGTGGGTTCGAAAAATGCTTGAAGAGAAAAAAGAAATAACAATAGTGAATGATCAGTTTCGTATGCCTACTTATGTAGAGGATTTAGCAATGGCCTGCAAAAAAGCTATTGATAATAAGACGTTGGGAGTTTTTAATATTTCCTCTAAAGAGCTATTAAGTATTTATGAAATAGCTAGGCAAATTGCAGATGTGTTTGGATTGGATAAAACCCTAATAAAGCCAATTTCAACAGAAACATTGAATCAAGTAGCTCCTAGACCTGCTAAAACAGGATTTGATTTAACTAAGACAAATAAGGAATTGGGAATCTTTCCTAAAGTTTTTAAAGAAGATTTGCAAAAATTTAAAGAAAAATTAATGTAA
- a CDS encoding alanine/glycine:cation symporter family protein, with amino-acid sequence MKKRLLTLLFAIVPMLTFAQEKSLAERINEGFKPIADAWGGFVFYPVELGGGVKMPLVIIMLLLAGLIFTFIFKFVNIRLFPVSINIVRGKYDDVDHVTSGVVAGDPTPGGDAIETIRIEGEGEVSHFQALTAALSGTVGLGNIAGVAVALSLGGPGATFWMIIAGLLGMSSKFVECTLGVKYRDVGEDGTIYGGPMYYLRKGLADVGKSGLGKVLAALFAIMVIGGSFGGGNMFQANQAAQQFGSMIGSNDLSTALIFGIVMSVLVGVVIIGGIKRIGNITEKIVPFMVGIYFLAAIIILTVNFSQIGNAFGQIIDGAFNAKGITGGLLGVLIIGFQRAAFSNEAGVGSAAIAHSAVKTKYPASEGLVALLEPFIDTVVVCTMTALVIIITNGNGDIMTYGVKSPNGVLATSKAFASVLPWFPYVLTIAVVLFAFSTMLSWSYYGLQGWMYLFGRSKASDYAYKILFCLFIIVGSAASLGAVTDFSDAMIFAMAVPNVIGLFFLFPKVREELSVYLKAIGVLKS; translated from the coding sequence ATGAAGAAAAGACTTCTAACGTTACTATTTGCAATAGTACCGATGTTAACATTTGCACAAGAAAAAAGTTTGGCGGAAAGAATAAACGAGGGCTTTAAGCCAATAGCAGATGCTTGGGGAGGCTTTGTATTTTATCCAGTAGAGTTAGGAGGAGGCGTTAAAATGCCTTTAGTAATTATTATGTTACTTTTAGCAGGGCTGATCTTTACATTTATATTCAAATTTGTGAATATAAGATTGTTTCCTGTTTCGATAAATATAGTAAGAGGTAAGTATGATGATGTAGATCATGTAACTTCAGGGGTTGTAGCAGGAGATCCAACACCTGGAGGAGATGCTATAGAAACTATTAGAATTGAAGGAGAAGGAGAAGTTTCTCATTTTCAAGCGTTAACAGCAGCGTTGTCAGGTACAGTAGGATTAGGAAATATAGCAGGAGTTGCAGTGGCATTGTCTTTAGGTGGGCCAGGAGCAACATTTTGGATGATTATAGCAGGGTTATTAGGAATGTCGTCTAAGTTTGTTGAGTGTACTTTAGGAGTAAAATATAGAGATGTAGGTGAAGATGGAACGATCTATGGAGGACCAATGTATTATTTGAGAAAAGGATTGGCAGATGTTGGTAAAAGTGGTTTAGGGAAGGTGTTAGCTGCTCTTTTTGCAATTATGGTAATTGGAGGATCGTTTGGAGGAGGAAATATGTTTCAAGCAAATCAAGCAGCGCAACAATTTGGAAGTATGATTGGTTCAAATGACTTATCTACAGCTCTTATTTTTGGAATTGTAATGTCTGTTTTAGTAGGTGTTGTAATTATTGGGGGGATAAAGAGAATAGGAAACATTACTGAAAAGATAGTACCATTTATGGTAGGTATTTATTTTCTTGCAGCAATTATTATTTTAACAGTTAATTTTTCTCAAATAGGAAATGCTTTTGGTCAAATTATAGATGGAGCTTTTAATGCAAAAGGAATAACAGGAGGATTGTTAGGTGTTTTAATTATCGGATTCCAAAGAGCAGCATTTTCAAATGAAGCAGGTGTCGGATCGGCTGCAATAGCCCATTCAGCAGTAAAAACTAAATACCCAGCGTCAGAAGGTTTGGTAGCATTGCTAGAACCTTTTATAGATACGGTAGTTGTTTGTACTATGACTGCTTTGGTAATTATTATAACTAATGGAAATGGAGATATTATGACCTATGGAGTAAAATCTCCAAACGGTGTTTTAGCAACTTCAAAAGCTTTTGCATCTGTATTGCCATGGTTTCCGTATGTATTAACAATAGCAGTGGTATTGTTTGCTTTTTCAACTATGTTATCTTGGTCATATTATGGTTTGCAAGGATGGATGTATTTATTTGGAAGATCAAAAGCATCAGATTATGCGTATAAGATTTTATTCTGTTTGTTTATAATAGTAGGATCAGCAGCGAGTCTAGGGGCAGTTACGGATTTCTCAGATGCAATGATTTTTGCAATGGCAGTTCCTAATGTGATAGGGTTATTTTTCTTATTTCCTAAAGTTCGAGAGGAATTATCTGTTTACTTAAAAGCAATAGGAGTTTTGAAGTCATAA
- a CDS encoding ComEA family DNA-binding protein, which translates to MKTLKSHFWHYNKRQRNGVFFLILIIVVLEVLYFSIDFSSGKLEEIDTRDLIAFQREIDSLREIEKEKRKPKKYSFNPNYITDFKAYKLGMKTEEVDRWLKFRKENQFVNSAKEFQKVTKISDSLLRELAPLFKFPDWVLRKKRRALIRSKSTALRGKRIKNHLENSVVVKGLNDVVAMDLETVRGVESKIAERIIKYRKRLKGFTYASQLYEVWGLKKEIADKILEVFKIVTVPSIKKVNVNTATFKEVLKNPYVNYELCKRIFAYREEVAELEKISELKNIEGFPIEKYDRIILYLEAN; encoded by the coding sequence ATGAAAACACTAAAATCCCATTTCTGGCATTATAATAAACGCCAAAGAAATGGGGTTTTCTTTTTAATATTGATTATCGTTGTACTAGAAGTTTTATACTTTTCAATTGATTTCTCTTCGGGGAAATTAGAAGAAATCGATACGAGAGATTTAATAGCTTTTCAAAGAGAAATAGATAGCTTAAGAGAGATTGAAAAAGAAAAAAGAAAGCCTAAGAAATATTCGTTTAATCCTAATTATATAACTGATTTTAAAGCGTATAAATTGGGGATGAAGACTGAGGAAGTGGATAGGTGGTTAAAATTTAGAAAAGAAAATCAATTTGTAAATTCAGCAAAAGAATTTCAAAAAGTAACAAAGATATCCGATAGTTTACTGAGAGAATTGGCGCCATTGTTTAAGTTTCCGGATTGGGTGTTAAGAAAAAAAAGAAGGGCTTTGATAAGAAGTAAAAGTACTGCATTAAGAGGAAAAAGAATAAAAAATCATTTAGAAAATTCAGTAGTAGTAAAAGGTTTGAATGATGTTGTTGCAATGGATTTAGAAACTGTAAGAGGGGTGGAGAGTAAAATAGCAGAAAGAATTATAAAATACCGTAAACGTTTGAAAGGGTTTACTTATGCTTCACAGCTTTACGAAGTTTGGGGATTGAAAAAAGAGATAGCAGATAAAATTCTTGAGGTTTTTAAAATAGTAACAGTACCTTCTATAAAGAAAGTGAATGTAAATACAGCTACTTTTAAAGAAGTATTAAAAAATCCTTATGTGAATTATGAACTATGTAAAAGGATATTTGCTTATAGAGAAGAAGTGGCAGAATTAGAGAAAATTTCAGAATTAAAGAATATAGAAGGATTTCCTATAGAAAAATACGATAGAATAATCCTATATTTGGAAGCAAATTAA